Proteins encoded together in one Variovorax paradoxus window:
- a CDS encoding glycoside hydrolase family 3 N-terminal domain-containing protein has protein sequence MHARTPAMAALLGLACFLSPVSAVTPVSQRALAIPPAGSQGADARIDSLVARMTVEEKVGQLSLYGPADTNIPGNPQAAQRNAQQEIDDVRAGRLTGLFNNQGLERKRVLQEVAVRESRLGIPLLYGADVIHGFRTIFPMPLAEAASWEPELAERTARAAAVEASADGFRWTFAPMVDIARDARWGRGIEGAGEDVYLANLFAAARVRGFQGNDLSRGDALLATPKHFAAYGAAEGGLDYAATDISERTLRQVYLPPFRAALDAGALSVMSAFNEISGIPSIANPALLTGVLRDEWKFKGFVVSDYTADEELIAHGYAANGREAAKQSFLAGTDVSMQSGLYMRYLPELVASGEVPMARLDDAVRRVLWVKQKLGLFDHPFRGLDGPPPQARAENPEHIALAREDARRSIVMLKNQRSVLPLPKSGKKIALIGPFGSGTQDLLGAWSLFPGQSAPVGIEDGLRAALRDPGALTVVRGSGIDTPLAGGIEAAVAAARDADVVVLAVGEGQLMSGEARSRTDIGIPQAQQDLAEAVAAAGKPVVVLLSNGRAMALRGAVRNADAILVTWFLGVQTGSAIADVMFGDFNPSGRLPVSFPQTSGQVPFYYGQKRTGRPLPDNDQAMAFKTRYVDTTNQALYPFGYGIGYAPVRYDSVELSRDRLPLGSSLRVRATITNTGQREAEEVVQLYTAERAASVTRPVRELKNFQKVRIEPGASKVVEFTLGAEDLQFIGRDMKPTVEPGEFDLWVAPSATGGIRKTFALTRE, from the coding sequence ATGCACGCTCGTACCCCCGCCATGGCGGCCCTGCTGGGCCTGGCCTGTTTTCTCTCCCCCGTTTCCGCCGTCACTCCCGTCTCCCAGAGAGCCCTTGCAATCCCTCCCGCAGGGTCACAAGGCGCCGACGCGCGGATCGATTCGCTGGTTGCCCGCATGACGGTCGAAGAGAAAGTAGGCCAGCTCAGCCTCTACGGCCCCGCCGACACCAACATTCCCGGCAACCCCCAGGCCGCGCAACGCAATGCGCAGCAAGAGATAGACGACGTGCGCGCCGGCCGGCTCACGGGCCTGTTCAACAACCAGGGGCTGGAGCGCAAGCGCGTGCTGCAAGAGGTGGCCGTGCGCGAATCGCGCCTGGGCATTCCGCTGCTCTACGGCGCCGACGTGATCCACGGCTTTCGTACCATCTTCCCCATGCCCCTGGCAGAAGCCGCAAGCTGGGAGCCCGAGCTTGCCGAGCGCACCGCCCGCGCAGCCGCGGTGGAAGCCAGCGCCGACGGCTTTCGCTGGACCTTTGCACCCATGGTCGACATTGCACGCGATGCGCGCTGGGGCCGCGGCATCGAAGGCGCGGGCGAAGACGTGTACCTGGCCAACCTGTTCGCGGCGGCGCGCGTGCGCGGCTTCCAGGGCAACGACCTTTCGCGCGGCGACGCATTGCTGGCCACGCCCAAGCACTTTGCGGCCTATGGTGCGGCCGAGGGCGGACTCGACTACGCAGCCACCGACATTTCCGAACGCACGCTGCGCCAGGTGTACCTGCCGCCATTCCGCGCCGCGCTCGACGCGGGCGCGCTCTCGGTGATGAGTGCGTTCAATGAGATCTCGGGCATTCCGTCGATTGCCAACCCCGCGCTGCTGACCGGCGTGCTGCGCGACGAGTGGAAGTTCAAGGGCTTCGTGGTTTCGGACTACACCGCCGACGAGGAGCTGATTGCCCACGGCTACGCCGCGAATGGCCGCGAAGCCGCCAAGCAGTCGTTCCTGGCCGGCACCGATGTCAGCATGCAGAGCGGCCTCTACATGCGCTACCTTCCCGAGCTCGTGGCCTCGGGCGAAGTGCCGATGGCGCGGCTGGACGACGCGGTGCGCCGCGTGCTGTGGGTCAAGCAGAAGCTCGGCTTGTTCGACCATCCGTTTCGCGGGCTCGATGGCCCGCCGCCGCAAGCCCGCGCCGAAAACCCCGAACACATTGCGCTGGCACGCGAGGATGCACGCCGTTCCATCGTGATGCTGAAGAATCAGCGCTCAGTTCTACCGCTGCCCAAGTCCGGCAAGAAGATTGCGCTGATCGGGCCCTTCGGCTCGGGCACGCAAGACCTGCTCGGCGCCTGGAGCCTGTTCCCCGGCCAGTCGGCGCCGGTGGGCATCGAAGACGGCCTGCGTGCCGCGCTGCGCGACCCCGGCGCGCTGACGGTGGTGCGCGGCTCGGGCATCGATACGCCGCTGGCGGGCGGCATCGAGGCCGCGGTGGCCGCCGCGCGCGATGCCGATGTGGTGGTGCTCGCCGTCGGCGAGGGCCAGCTCATGTCGGGCGAGGCCCGTTCGCGCACCGACATCGGCATTCCGCAGGCGCAGCAAGACTTGGCTGAGGCGGTGGCCGCCGCAGGCAAGCCCGTGGTGGTGCTGCTGAGCAACGGCCGCGCGATGGCGCTGCGGGGCGCGGTGCGCAACGCCGACGCGATTCTTGTCACCTGGTTTCTGGGCGTGCAGACGGGCTCCGCCATTGCGGACGTGATGTTCGGCGACTTCAATCCGTCGGGCCGATTGCCGGTGAGCTTTCCGCAAACCTCGGGGCAGGTGCCCTTCTACTATGGGCAGAAGCGCACCGGCCGGCCGTTGCCCGACAACGACCAGGCCATGGCTTTCAAGACCCGGTATGTGGATACCACGAACCAAGCGCTCTACCCCTTCGGATACGGCATCGGCTATGCGCCGGTGCGCTACGACAGCGTCGAACTCAGCCGCGACAGGCTGCCGCTTGGCAGCAGCTTGCGCGTGCGCGCCACCATAACCAATACCGGCCAGCGCGAGGCCGAGGAAGTCGTGCAGCTGTATACCGCCGAACGCGCCGCGAGCGTGACGCGGCCGGTGCGCGAACTCAAGAACTTCCAAAAGGTGCGCATCGAGCCCGGCGCATCGAAAGTGGTCGAGTTCACGCTCGGTGCGGAAGACCTGCAGTTCATCGGCCGCGACATGAAGCCGACCGTCGAACCCGGCGAGTTCGACCTCTGGGTCGCGCCTTCGGCCACCGGTGGCATACGAAAGACCTTTGCGCTGACGCGGGAGTGA
- a CDS encoding alpha/beta hydrolase, protein MNASKILAAAALSLLAAAGAHAETYEGVLTVNSGVSRSEVAPQAVAAARAGNEYSEGASAGAQAFTSTADRSVIQAEAVAKAHDPLASLDRRAFYRDEVPQAYKKPSVSFTRQAGL, encoded by the coding sequence ATGAATGCCTCGAAGATCCTCGCTGCCGCTGCTCTCTCGCTCCTGGCTGCCGCCGGTGCGCACGCAGAAACCTATGAAGGCGTGCTGACCGTGAACTCGGGCGTGTCGCGCTCCGAAGTTGCTCCGCAAGCCGTTGCCGCCGCTCGCGCCGGCAACGAATACAGCGAAGGCGCCAGCGCCGGCGCACAAGCCTTCACCTCGACCGCCGACCGCTCGGTGATCCAGGCCGAAGCTGTTGCCAAGGCGCATGACCCGCTGGCAAGCCTCGACCGCCGCGCTTTCTACCGTGACGAAGTGCCGCAAGCCTACAAGAAGCCCAGCGTGTCGTTCACGCGCCAAGCTGGCCTGTAA
- a CDS encoding FmdB family zinc ribbon protein, translating to MPTYDYACGQCGGFEALRPSGQRDEPAGCPDCGCASRRVLSAAPRLALMASGTRRAMETNERARHEPGSSRDYARFKHPAGCGCCSASSKRSATMTAPNGAKSAPSKRPWMISH from the coding sequence ATGCCTACCTACGACTATGCCTGCGGCCAGTGCGGCGGATTCGAGGCGCTGCGGCCTTCGGGCCAACGCGACGAGCCTGCCGGGTGCCCGGACTGCGGATGCGCATCGCGGCGCGTGCTTTCGGCCGCCCCGCGGCTCGCGCTGATGGCATCGGGTACGCGCCGCGCCATGGAGACCAACGAGCGTGCGCGGCATGAGCCGGGCAGCTCGCGCGACTACGCGCGCTTCAAGCACCCGGCGGGCTGCGGATGCTGCTCGGCCTCATCGAAGCGCAGCGCGACAATGACGGCGCCCAACGGCGCCAAGTCGGCGCCTTCGAAGCGGCCGTGGATGATTTCGCACTAA
- the fmdA gene encoding formamidase, whose protein sequence is MTDTLIKVDLTKPPTENEMIHNRWHPDIPMACWVNPGDDFILETFDWTGGFIKNNDSADDVRDIDLSTVHYLSGPVGVKGAEPGDLLVVDLLDIGAKQDSLWGFNGFFSKKNGGGFLTDHFPEAQKSIWDFKGMFTSSRHVPGVNFAGLIHPGLIGCLPDKPMLDMWNEREGKLIATDPDRVPGLANPPFAGTAHMGKMTGDARAKAAAEGARTVPPREHGGNCDIKDLSRGSKVFFPVYVDGAGLSVGDLHFSQGDGEITFCGAIEMAGWVHMKVTLIKGGMAKYGIKNPIFKPSVITPQYNDYLIFEGISVDEAGKQYYLDVNVAYRQACLNAIEYLKKFGYSGAQAYSILGTAPVQGHISGVVDVPNSCATLWLPTQIFDFDINPNAAGPVKMIDGSIDMPLSHDLV, encoded by the coding sequence ATGACGGACACGCTGATCAAGGTCGACCTGACCAAGCCGCCCACCGAGAACGAGATGATCCACAACCGCTGGCACCCGGACATTCCGATGGCCTGCTGGGTCAACCCGGGTGACGATTTCATTCTTGAGACCTTCGACTGGACCGGCGGCTTCATCAAGAACAACGACAGCGCCGACGACGTGCGCGACATCGACCTGAGCACCGTGCACTACCTTTCGGGCCCCGTGGGCGTGAAGGGCGCCGAGCCCGGCGACCTGCTGGTGGTCGACCTGCTCGACATTGGTGCCAAGCAGGACAGCCTCTGGGGCTTCAACGGATTTTTCTCGAAGAAGAACGGTGGCGGCTTTCTGACCGATCATTTTCCCGAAGCGCAGAAATCCATCTGGGACTTCAAGGGCATGTTCACCAGCTCACGCCATGTGCCCGGCGTCAACTTTGCGGGCCTCATCCATCCCGGCCTGATCGGCTGCCTGCCCGACAAGCCCATGCTCGACATGTGGAACGAGCGCGAAGGCAAGCTCATTGCCACCGACCCTGACCGCGTGCCCGGCCTTGCCAACCCGCCGTTCGCAGGCACCGCGCACATGGGCAAGATGACAGGCGATGCCCGTGCCAAGGCCGCGGCCGAAGGCGCGCGCACTGTGCCACCGCGCGAGCACGGCGGCAACTGCGACATCAAGGATTTGTCGCGTGGCTCCAAGGTCTTCTTCCCCGTGTATGTGGACGGTGCGGGCCTCAGTGTGGGCGACCTGCACTTCAGCCAGGGCGACGGCGAGATCACGTTTTGCGGCGCCATCGAAATGGCTGGCTGGGTGCACATGAAGGTCACGCTCATCAAGGGCGGCATGGCCAAGTACGGCATCAAGAACCCGATCTTCAAGCCGAGCGTGATCACGCCGCAGTACAACGACTATCTCATCTTCGAGGGCATCTCCGTCGACGAGGCCGGCAAGCAGTACTACCTGGACGTGAACGTGGCCTACCGGCAGGCTTGCCTGAACGCCATCGAGTACCTGAAGAAGTTCGGCTACTCGGGGGCGCAGGCGTATTCGATCCTGGGCACCGCGCCCGTGCAGGGACACATCAGCGGCGTGGTCGACGTGCCCAACTCTTGCGCCACGCTGTGGCTGCCTACGCAGATCTTCGACTTCGACATCAACCCGAATGCGGCGGGTCCGGTGAAGATGATCGACGGCAGCATCGACATGCCGCTCTCGCACGACCTGGTCTGA
- the urtE gene encoding urea ABC transporter ATP-binding subunit UrtE — MLKVDDLHAAYGQSEALHGISFEGHANETIAIMGRNGMGKTTLFKSLMGVLPLKSGRIEVAGQDVSRDESFKRVAKGIAYVPQGRMIFPTLTVEENIQTGLENSKTKRIPEEIYALFPVLWDMKRRKGGNLSGGQQQQLAIARALVTDPKVLLLDEPTEGIQPSIIKDIAKALNEIRKLRGITIVVSEQVLSFAMDVADRLFVIEGGRLVHETARDKTDVDHIKAYLSV; from the coding sequence ATGCTGAAGGTCGATGACCTGCACGCAGCCTACGGCCAGAGCGAAGCCCTGCACGGCATCTCCTTCGAAGGCCATGCCAACGAAACAATAGCCATCATGGGCCGCAACGGCATGGGCAAGACCACGCTGTTCAAGAGCCTCATGGGTGTGCTGCCACTGAAGAGTGGGCGCATCGAAGTGGCGGGGCAGGACGTGTCGCGCGACGAAAGCTTCAAGCGCGTGGCCAAGGGCATTGCCTACGTGCCGCAGGGTCGCATGATCTTTCCGACCCTCACGGTGGAAGAGAACATCCAGACCGGTCTCGAGAACTCGAAGACAAAGCGCATCCCAGAAGAAATCTACGCGCTGTTCCCCGTGCTGTGGGACATGAAGCGCCGCAAGGGCGGCAACCTCTCCGGCGGCCAGCAACAGCAGCTTGCCATTGCGCGCGCCCTCGTTACCGACCCCAAGGTCTTGCTGCTCGACGAGCCCACAGAGGGTATCCAGCCTTCGATCATCAAGGACATTGCCAAGGCCCTCAACGAAATTCGCAAGCTGCGCGGAATCACCATTGTGGTGTCCGAACAGGTGCTGAGCTTTGCGATGGACGTGGCCGACCGGCTCTTCGTGATCGAGGGCGGGCGGCTTGTGCATGAGACCGCGCGCGACAAGACCGATGTGGACCACATCAAGGCATATCTCTCTGTTTAA
- the urtD gene encoding urea ABC transporter ATP-binding protein UrtD has protein sequence MSNTDFALAVEDLTVSFDGFKAIDDLTLYIDKNELRVIIGPNGAGKTTLLDLICGKTRASGGSIKFKNTELTKMAEHKRVRLGIGRKFQTPSIYENLSVFQNLEVSFPKGRSVLGALAFKCDDEVKAKVQAVAEDIGLADKLRTEAGLLSHGQKQWLEIGMLLMQEPELLMLDEPIAGMSARERELTADLLKRICQNRAVIVIEHDMAFVKQIAHKVTVMHQGKILAEGPMEKVQADPKVIDVYLGH, from the coding sequence ATGAGCAACACCGACTTCGCGCTCGCCGTGGAAGACCTCACCGTCTCCTTCGACGGCTTCAAGGCCATCGACGACCTGACGCTCTACATCGACAAGAACGAACTGCGCGTGATCATCGGCCCCAATGGCGCCGGCAAGACGACGCTGCTCGACCTGATCTGCGGCAAAACGCGGGCAAGCGGCGGCAGCATCAAGTTCAAGAATACCGAGCTCACAAAAATGGCGGAGCACAAGCGCGTGCGGCTGGGCATCGGGCGCAAGTTCCAGACACCATCGATCTACGAGAACCTGAGCGTCTTCCAGAACCTGGAAGTGTCTTTTCCGAAGGGGCGTTCCGTGCTCGGTGCGCTGGCCTTCAAATGCGACGACGAGGTCAAGGCCAAGGTACAAGCGGTGGCCGAGGATATCGGCCTGGCCGACAAGCTTCGCACGGAAGCGGGCCTGCTCAGTCACGGGCAGAAGCAGTGGCTGGAGATCGGCATGCTGCTGATGCAGGAGCCCGAGTTGCTGATGCTCGACGAGCCCATTGCAGGCATGAGCGCGAGAGAGCGCGAACTCACGGCCGACCTGCTCAAGCGAATTTGCCAGAACCGCGCGGTGATCGTCATCGAGCACGACATGGCGTTCGTGAAGCAGATTGCGCACAAGGTGACGGTGATGCACCAGGGAAAGATCCTGGCCGAGGGGCCGATGGAGAAGGTGCAGGCGGATCCGAAGGTCATCGACGTTTATCTGGGGCACTGA
- the urtC gene encoding urea ABC transporter permease subunit UrtC, with the protein MNFIKASILRYQLGSLLLLVLLLAVVLPLSLDIFRLNLVGKYLTYAFVAVGLVMVWGYGGVLSLGQGVFFGIGGYAMAMFLKLEASDPITTKIQSTPGIPDFMDWNQITELPVLWLPFKSLPLSLALVVLAPMALAWLVSFAMFKRRVGGVYFAIITQAVALICTVLIIGQQGYTGGVNGMTDLKTMLGWDTRTDGAKYILYYVCVGLLVASIVLCRWIQTSKLGTLLLAMRDKEDRVRFSGYDVSNFKVFIFCLAAGLSGIGGAMFALQVGFMSPSFVGIVPSIEMVIFCAVGGRMSLVGAVYGALLVNAGKTLFSESFPDLWLFLMAGLFIGVTMAFPMGLAGLWDEKIRPWWKGRRQALREAAVKPPAATVAAQSPAPQTEPALPDGIGSQRA; encoded by the coding sequence ATGAATTTCATCAAGGCCTCGATCCTGCGCTACCAGCTGGGCAGCCTCTTGCTGCTGGTGTTGCTGCTGGCGGTGGTGCTGCCGCTGTCGCTCGACATCTTTCGCCTGAACCTGGTGGGCAAGTACCTCACCTACGCCTTCGTCGCCGTTGGCCTTGTGATGGTGTGGGGCTACGGCGGCGTGCTCAGCCTGGGGCAGGGCGTGTTCTTCGGCATCGGCGGCTATGCGATGGCGATGTTTCTGAAGCTTGAAGCCTCTGACCCCATCACGACCAAGATCCAGTCGACGCCGGGTATTCCGGACTTCATGGATTGGAACCAGATCACCGAACTGCCCGTGCTGTGGCTGCCGTTCAAGAGCTTGCCGCTGAGCCTGGCGCTGGTGGTGCTGGCGCCGATGGCGCTGGCGTGGCTCGTGAGCTTTGCGATGTTCAAGCGCCGCGTGGGCGGCGTGTACTTTGCCATCATCACCCAGGCGGTGGCGCTGATCTGCACCGTGCTCATCATCGGCCAGCAGGGCTACACGGGCGGCGTCAACGGCATGACCGACCTGAAGACGATGCTGGGCTGGGACACGCGCACCGACGGCGCCAAGTACATCCTCTACTACGTGTGCGTCGGCCTTCTGGTCGCGAGCATCGTGCTGTGCCGCTGGATCCAGACCAGCAAGCTCGGCACGCTGCTGCTCGCCATGCGCGACAAGGAAGACCGCGTGCGCTTCTCGGGCTACGACGTGTCGAACTTCAAGGTCTTCATCTTCTGCCTTGCGGCCGGCCTCTCGGGCATTGGCGGTGCAATGTTCGCGTTGCAGGTGGGCTTCATGTCGCCGAGCTTCGTGGGCATCGTGCCTTCCATCGAGATGGTGATCTTCTGCGCAGTCGGCGGCCGCATGAGCCTGGTGGGCGCGGTGTACGGCGCATTGCTGGTGAATGCGGGCAAGACGCTGTTCTCCGAGAGCTTTCCGGACCTGTGGCTGTTCCTGATGGCCGGGCTCTTCATCGGCGTGACGATGGCGTTCCCGATGGGCCTGGCGGGCCTGTGGGACGAAAAGATCAGGCCCTGGTGGAAGGGCCGCCGCCAGGCACTGCGCGAGGCCGCAGTAAAGCCGCCAGCCGCAACCGTAGCTGCGCAATCTCCCGCACCACAGACCGAACCCGCATTGCCGGACGGCATCGGCAGCCAACGCGCCTGA
- the urtB gene encoding urea ABC transporter permease subunit UrtB produces the protein MTLSDMMNIGLMQGFAGLSLFAVLLLMGLGLAIIFGQMGVINMAHGEFMTIGAYSIYLAARVTESLAPAFMPYYFPIAIGLAFVFAFIVGWIVEWVLIRHLYKRPLDTLLATWGVSLGLQQLFRTFIGPKEVSPTLPEWLMGSWTPHEGLDIPINGLFVLALTALVTGGVLVALHKSRWGLRVRATVANRTMANATGIDTTKTDRLTFAIGCGIAGMAGAAFTTIGSTGPTSGSLYIVDAFLVVTFGGAASLLGTVVSAFGIAQTQSISEFFMTGSMAKVLTLSLIVLILMMRPQGLFAVKVRR, from the coding sequence ATGACTCTGTCGGACATGATGAACATCGGCCTCATGCAGGGCTTCGCGGGGCTGAGCCTCTTTGCGGTGCTCCTGCTCATGGGCCTGGGGCTCGCGATCATCTTCGGCCAGATGGGCGTCATCAACATGGCGCATGGCGAGTTCATGACCATCGGCGCCTATTCGATCTACCTGGCCGCACGCGTCACCGAAAGCCTGGCGCCGGCTTTCATGCCGTACTACTTTCCGATCGCCATCGGCCTGGCCTTCGTGTTCGCCTTCATCGTCGGATGGATCGTGGAATGGGTGCTGATTCGGCACCTGTACAAGCGGCCGCTCGACACGCTCCTGGCCACCTGGGGCGTGAGCCTGGGGCTGCAGCAGCTCTTTCGCACCTTCATTGGCCCGAAGGAAGTGAGCCCCACGCTCCCTGAATGGCTCATGGGTTCGTGGACGCCGCATGAAGGCCTCGACATTCCGATCAACGGCCTCTTCGTGCTGGCGCTCACCGCGCTGGTCACGGGCGGTGTGCTCGTCGCGCTGCACAAGAGCCGCTGGGGCCTGCGCGTGCGCGCCACCGTGGCCAACCGCACCATGGCCAATGCGACCGGCATCGACACCACGAAGACCGACCGCCTGACCTTCGCCATCGGCTGCGGCATTGCGGGCATGGCCGGTGCGGCCTTCACCACCATCGGCTCGACGGGGCCGACCTCGGGCTCGCTCTACATCGTCGATGCCTTCCTGGTCGTCACTTTCGGCGGCGCCGCCAGCCTGTTGGGCACGGTGGTTTCCGCCTTCGGCATTGCGCAGACGCAATCGATCTCGGAATTTTTCATGACCGGCTCGATGGCCAAGGTGCTGACGCTGTCGCTGATCGTGCTGATTCTGATGATGCGTCCTCAAGGGCTCTTTGCCGTGAAGGTGCGTCGTTGA
- the urtA gene encoding urea ABC transporter substrate-binding protein, giving the protein MSRDSDLSLDALALRRRRLLQGAAALPVMGLSGLSFGQSQFPTAKVNTTKLAVTDTEVTVGQLHSSSGTMAISETGSIQAEQLAIDQINAMGGILGRKIKVIKEDGASDWPTFAEKSKKLLVNDHCAAVFGCWTSASRKAVLPVFEKENGLLYYPTFYEGLEQSKNVIYTGQEATQQIIWGLDWGAKEKKAKTFFLVGSDYIWPRTSMKIARKHIENFQKGSVKGEEYYPLGHTNFNSLINKIKVAKPDCIFAAVVGGSNVAFYKQLKAAGITGDKQFLLTLAVTEDEMTGVGGENFAGFYSSMKYFQSLDNPNNKKFVEAFKGKYGKDAVIGDVTQAGYLGPWLWKAAVEKAGSFDVDKVVAGSPGIELKTAPEGYVKLDANHHLWSKARIGQGQLDGTFKVVAESSELIKPDPFPKGYQ; this is encoded by the coding sequence ATGTCGCGTGATTCCGATCTTTCTCTCGATGCCCTGGCATTGCGTCGCCGCCGTTTGCTGCAGGGCGCCGCCGCGCTGCCCGTGATGGGCCTGAGCGGCCTGAGCTTCGGCCAGTCGCAGTTCCCCACGGCCAAGGTCAACACCACCAAGCTCGCGGTGACCGACACCGAAGTGACGGTGGGGCAACTGCACTCGTCGTCGGGCACCATGGCCATTTCGGAAACCGGCTCGATCCAGGCCGAGCAGCTGGCCATCGACCAGATCAACGCGATGGGCGGCATCCTGGGCCGCAAGATCAAGGTAATCAAGGAAGACGGCGCCTCCGACTGGCCGACCTTTGCCGAGAAGTCGAAGAAGCTGTTGGTCAACGACCATTGCGCCGCGGTGTTCGGCTGCTGGACCAGCGCCTCGCGCAAGGCCGTGCTGCCGGTGTTCGAAAAAGAGAACGGCCTCTTGTACTACCCGACCTTCTACGAAGGTCTGGAGCAGAGCAAGAACGTGATCTACACGGGCCAGGAAGCCACGCAGCAGATCATCTGGGGCCTGGACTGGGGCGCGAAGGAGAAGAAGGCCAAGACCTTCTTCCTCGTCGGCTCCGACTACATCTGGCCGCGCACCTCGATGAAGATCGCGCGCAAGCACATCGAGAACTTCCAGAAGGGTTCGGTCAAGGGCGAGGAGTACTACCCGCTGGGCCACACCAACTTCAACTCGCTGATCAACAAGATCAAGGTGGCCAAGCCCGACTGCATTTTTGCCGCCGTGGTGGGCGGCTCGAACGTGGCCTTCTACAAGCAGCTCAAGGCCGCTGGCATCACGGGCGACAAGCAGTTTCTGCTGACGCTGGCCGTGACCGAAGACGAGATGACCGGCGTGGGCGGCGAAAACTTCGCGGGCTTCTATTCGTCGATGAAGTACTTCCAGTCGCTCGACAACCCGAACAACAAGAAGTTCGTGGAGGCCTTCAAGGGCAAGTACGGCAAGGACGCGGTGATCGGCGACGTCACGCAGGCTGGCTACCTGGGCCCGTGGCTCTGGAAGGCGGCAGTCGAGAAGGCCGGCAGCTTCGACGTGGACAAGGTGGTTGCGGGCTCGCCCGGCATCGAGCTGAAGACCGCACCCGAAGGCTACGTGAAGCTGGATGCGAACCACCACCTGTGGAGCAAGGCGCGCATCGGTCAGGGGCAGCTGGATGGGACGTTCAAGGTGGTGGCGGAGTCGAGCGAGCTGATCAAGCCGGATCCGTTTCCGAAGGGCTATCAGTAA